In Malaclemys terrapin pileata isolate rMalTer1 chromosome 10, rMalTer1.hap1, whole genome shotgun sequence, the following are encoded in one genomic region:
- the ARL6IP1 gene encoding ADP-ribosylation factor-like protein 6-interacting protein 1, with protein MAEGDNKSANQLAAETASLEEHLQGWGEVILVADKILRWERAWFPLVLMGAVSFAFLMIYYLDPSVLSGVSCFVMFLCLADYLVPALAPRIFGSNKWTTEQQQRFHEICSNLVKTRRRIIGWWKRLFTLKEEKPKMYFMTMLCSLAGIAWVGQQVHNLFLTYLIVILLLLFPGLNQHGIITKYVGMAKREINKLLKQKEKKNE; from the exons gcTGCAGAGACTGCAAGTTTGGAAGAACATTTGCAAGGATGGGGAGAAGTAATTCTGGTAGCTGACAAAATCCTTCGTTGGGAGAGAGCTTGGTTTCCACTTGTATTGATGGGTGctgtttcctttgcttttct GATGATCTACTACCTGGACCCTTCTGTTCTTTCAGGTGTCTCTTGTTTTGTCATGTTCCTGTGTCTGGCTGACTATCTTGTTCCTGCTCTTGCTCCTAGAATTTTTGGCTCTAATAAATG gaccACAGAACAGCAGCAAAGATTTCATGAAATTTGCAGCAACCTGGTAAAAACTCGTCGCAGAATTATTGGCTGGTGGAAACGTCTCTTCACATTGAAGGAAGAAAAGCCTAAAATG TACTTCATGACCATGCTCTGTTCTCTTGCTGGAATTGCTTGGGTAGGACAGCAAGTTCATAATCTCTTCCTCACCTACCTTATAG tgattttgttgttgctgtttcctGGATTAAACCAACATGGAATCATTACGAAGTATGTTGGCATGGCAAAAAGGGAGATTAACAAACTTCTCAagcaaaaggagaagaaaaatgaaTGA